The DNA window AAATAGCAAAAAACTTTATGGAACTTTTATTAGAAAAAAAAGAATTCTTAAATTATATTTCCCAAACACAAAAATATCTACAAATTTCTGAACAAATCAAGGATGTCAGAATTCCTGACACCCTTTAAATATTTACAAAAAAACCTAAAATATACGAATTATGTAAAAATACACTACAATACTGAAAATATTTTAGGGATTATTTTGATTGTAGAAAAATTTGAATATAAAAATGAGAGCATAGATTTAGAAGAGGTTTTTGATCGGGTCTCTTCTTGAATTGAAATTATATGTGATTTTAATCACAAAGTCAATTAATTAAATGACTTTAATCAAATTCTCAATGTTTTTAAATTTCTCGTATTTCATCAATAGTAATAAATGATTTTCAGCACTTTTTGGAATATCATTTGAGTTTTTCCACCTAGAAATAGTCTCTCTTGCATAACCTGTTTGTTTTGCCAATTCAGTTTGAGAGATATTAAGCTCCTTGCATATTTGCTTTATAATATTTTCTCCTTCCAAAATAGACCTTTTGACTTTTTAAAATTTTATCACTTTGTCAAATTGAGAAGTCCTGAAATGAATTCAGGACAATCACCAAAACAAGTTTATGCTGAATTTATTTCAGTGGAAAGCCCGTCCCAAAACTTGCCCCGTGCTTGATACGGGGAGGGACAGAAGCCCGTCCCAAAAAAGGGACGGTATCAAACATTAAATCACAATATTTAACAACAACAGAAAATAACTATAAGTCACGGACACAAACAGCAAAGTAATCGTAAGTCTGATAGTACCAATCGTCGTACCCATCGTGGAAATCGACAATCCAAGACTTGGAATTATTATTATTGCTTATGCTCCAGTACCAAGAGGTTTTACTACGAAGATTTTTAAAACTATTTTTGTTGTTTCTTGCTGTTTTTAGTTCATTTTTGTTTGGAAGTCTCCAATCTGAAAAACCAACAATCTCTAAATTTTCACAATATGAAACAGCACTATTCCAATTCATTCTTTCTGGTAAGTCAAAGTCTTGAAACATCAAATTTTTAACTTTCAGAGTTTTTGCTTGAATTTCTCTTTCTCTTTCTCTTTCTCTTTCTCTTTCTCTTTCTCTTTCTCTTTCTATTTCTATTTCTATTTCTATTTTTGTAAAGTCAATATTTAGTTTTGTTGAAAAATTTCCACTTTTTGCTCCAACAAGAAAAAGTTTGCCTCTCTTCTCTTCAAAAATAAGATCAAAGTTTTTCAGGTTTTTTTTGAAATCTCTTGCTTCACTTCGTGGAACTGGAAATTTAAATTTCAAATACTCATTTACGGAAACATCAAACTCTCCAATATTTGGGTTATATTTCATAGATATTGATTGTTTGCCAAACCAACTATTAAAAATTTCAGCTTTTCGGTTTTGAATATCTTTTTTAATTTCTCTTATTTGAGCTTCTCTATCTTTTCTATACTTAAACAGGTAGGCTTTTTTACCCTCTTCAAAATTGCTTTTTCTAACTTTAAACTCTTCATCAGTTTCAAACTCACCTTGAGGTTTTAAACTTTTTGGGTAAGTTGTTTCAACCTCAGCAAAACCTGCCTGTTTTAGGTAAAATTTCAGTCCATTTTTTAAAGTGTCTTTAAAAGTAAAACCTCCATAAGGTAGGTTTTTG is part of the Thiovulum sp. ES genome and encodes:
- a CDS encoding Helix-turn-helix protein (PFAM: Helix-turn-helix), which encodes MEGENIIKQICKELNISQTELAKQTGYARETISRWKNSNDIPKSAENHLLLLMKYEKFKNIENLIKVI
- a CDS encoding Protein of unknown function (DUF1566) (PFAM: Protein of unknown function (DUF1566)~IMG reference gene:2508611131_SP), translated to KNLPYGGFTFKDTLKNGLKFYLKQAGFAEVETTYPKSLKPQGEFETDEEFKVRKSNFEEGKKAYLFKYRKDREAQIREIKKDIQNRKAEIFNSWFGKQSISMKYNPNIGEFDVSVNEYLKFKFPVPRSEARDFKKNLKNFDLIFEEKRGKLFLVGAKSGNFSTKLNIDFTKIEIEIEIEREREREREREREREREIQAKTLKVKNLMFQDFDLPERMNWNSAVSYCENLEIVGFSDWRLPNKNELKTARNNKNSFKNLRSKTSWYWSISNNNNSKSWIVDFHDGYDDWYYQTYDYFAVCVRDL